GCCGCAGTTGCCGAATGGAAAACGGGAAAAACATCAGGGAACCCAGCCCCATGGTCACAGCGGTGAATTTCAACGGCGAATAGATTTTTAAAAGCGGCCTGGCCGAAACCGAATAATGCGCCCACAAAAACACGGCGGCAAAGAGCAGCAGGTCGCCTTTCCAGGTCTGCCGCGAGAGTGAAAAGCCTCCGGCCCTACCGCTGATGACCAGGTAAATCCCGGCAAAACCCAAAGCGATTCCCAGCCAGCCCAATGGTTTGACCTGCTCATGCTTGAAGAAAGAGCTTAGTAGGGAGATCATGATCGGCGTGCTGCCGAAGATCACGGCCGTATTGGAAGCCGTGGTCAGGCTGATGCCGGTAATGAACAAATACTGGTAAACGGTATAACCGGAAAACGAAAGAAGGATGATCTTGGGCAGGTCCTGCCTGCGCAGGCGCAGATTTTTTTCGCTCAAGAGCAGCCAAACGAGCAGGACCGCGGCGGCCAGCAGCAGACGGATGCCGTTGTAGGGCATGGCCGGGATTTCGCTTAGGGAAATCTTGACCAGCGACAGATTAAGCGCCCAGATCGATACCACGAACAGCATCAGGAAATCGTTGGCGGAGATTTTTTTAATGTTCATGGCCTCAGGCAGCATGGTAACACAGCCGTCCGGGCCGCGCAACGCTTCAGTCCGGATAGAGGGAAAGGAAATTATTCGGCTATAATCCGGAAAAAAGCAATATCAAAAATGATAGGGGTTCAATAGGATCCCATTCGATCCCGTATTGAACCCCTACATCCGCTTGAATCACAATTTCTTTTTGACTTCTTACTCAAACCAGATTTTTACGGTTTCCCCGTGATCTTCGACCTCGACCAGCGCTTGCGGCCCCGCTTTCTTCAGCTCGTTCCAGATTTTCCTGATATCGATCTGGCAGCCGTGTTCGAGCTTGAATTTTTCCTCCGGGCAGGCATTGATGATCATTTCGACCAGGGAAAGCGGCAGGGAAATTTTTACGTTCTCCCTGTCTCCGTCTTTGCTTTTCGAACTTTTAACGGCATTTTTGATGACCTTGTAATCATCGGCCGGGTTTGCAAAAAGCCCCACCGCCATAACGAAAGCAATCATAAAAACAACCAAGCCAACACTCAAAACAGCAATTCTTTTTTTCATGGTTCCTCCTTTCCAGCAGAGCTGGATAAGAGCCTTTGATAGCAAATTCAAAATTTATTCTAAAAAACCAATAAATTTTAGAATTTGCTATAAGGCTCTAATGGGTTTATTCGACCCAAATTTGAATTACTTCATCCTCTTCATGGATATCGATCTTCATCCCTTTGGCGGTCAACTGGTTCATGATCCCGTCCAGGTCATAGCCCTGCTTCTGCAATGTCCGCTTTTGTTCGTTGCTCAGGGCTTTCAGCGCCAGATCGGCCAAGGCCAGCGGAATGCTCAATGAAACTTTTTCTTTCCGATTACGCTTGTCAAAAATACGAATCTTGAGCATCTGGCCCGCCAAATCCTTGTCCTGACGGTCCATGGCCTTGAGCCGGGCCGGGTCGATGCGCATGACCGCTATTTTTGCCCGGTCGCGCAGCTCTTCGTCCTTTTCGTTGTCCAGGATGGCTTGCAGCACCGGCAGCGCCCGGGCGGCGATGGCGCGGTCGGGCAGGTAGCTCAGCTTGAAGGCGGCATAATATGAAACGACCTTGTTTTCATTGCCCAACAGGTCAAACATTTTCGGCAGCAGGTCTTTTTCACCGCCCTGGACCAGTTCGGCGGCCAGGTCGACGATCGAAATCCGCGCCTCCTCGGCCAGATTGCTTTCCCCGGCATTGGCGACGAATTTTTCATAGCTTGCCAGGGCCTGTTTTTTTGCTCCCAGCTCCTCCTGGCATTTGCCGCGGTAAAAGAGCGCCGCCGCGTAGTAGCGGCTTTCAGGATGCCGGTCGATGACTTCGGCCAGCTGGGTCAATGCCGCGGCCCATTGCTTGTCGAAAATCAGTAGCTTGGCTTTTTCGAAGGCGGCCAGGTCGGTGCCGGGAACGGCCTCGGCCGCCATGCCGGCCTGCCAGAAACATAAGAGCAGCAGCGCCAATAAAATTTTCTTTTTCATTTAAACCTCTTGATAGGATGGAAGAGAGAATTCTCTTTCCAGTAGGCGGATTTTCAGCAGTAATTTTTCGCTTTCCATGATCCGCTGC
This window of the Candidatus Aminicenantes bacterium genome carries:
- a CDS encoding tetratricopeptide repeat protein, which codes for MKKKILLALLLLCFWQAGMAAEAVPGTDLAAFEKAKLLIFDKQWAAALTQLAEVIDRHPESRYYAAALFYRGKCQEELGAKKQALASYEKFVANAGESNLAEEARISIVDLAAELVQGGEKDLLPKMFDLLGNENKVVSYYAAFKLSYLPDRAIAARALPVLQAILDNEKDEELRDRAKIAVMRIDPARLKAMDRQDKDLAGQMLKIRIFDKRNRKEKVSLSIPLALADLALKALSNEQKRTLQKQGYDLDGIMNQLTAKGMKIDIHEEDEVIQIWVE
- a CDS encoding DMT family transporter, which codes for MNIKKISANDFLMLFVVSIWALNLSLVKISLSEIPAMPYNGIRLLLAAAVLLVWLLLSEKNLRLRRQDLPKIILLSFSGYTVYQYLFITGISLTTASNTAVIFGSTPIMISLLSSFFKHEQVKPLGWLGIALGFAGIYLVISGRAGGFSLSRQTWKGDLLLFAAVFLWAHYSVSARPLLKIYSPLKFTAVTMGLGSLMFFPFSIRQLRQLPFAAISPKAWLCMLYSGVIALSLTLVLWFFSVRKVGNSQTAVYSNLQPVLAVVFAHLLLGEAVTSTLLLGAVVVFIGIYFTRRGRQTVAGALTDGERP